The Neorhodopirellula lusitana DNA window ATGAAACAAAGCCACGTCGTGACCTTGGGAACGCAAAAGACGCAGGCCTTCGGTGAGAGATTCCACGCCCAGTAAATCGGAAATCACGCATACCAATCCGCCGCGTGGGATCGAAGCGGCGACCTGTCGGGTGACTTTGGGAAGTTGTGTTTCGCCGTCCGCGCCGCTGGTGGCCAGCGATCGCAGGATGCGTTGCAACTGATGTTGGTTGCTGCGAGCGGGAACGCTATCGCGGATTTCGGTGTCGAACGTGAACAGCCCGGCGGCATCTTTTTGCCGGAGGGCGAGATAAGCGAGCGACGCGGCGATGGAAGCGGCGTAGTCGAACTTATTGAGGTCACCCTCGCCGTAGGCCATCGAGCCGCTGCAATCGACCAGTAGATGCAAACGAAGATTGGTTTCTTCTTCGTATTGCTTGATCGTCAAACGATCTTGGCGCGCGTAAACCTTCCAATCGATGTGCCGCATTTCATCACCGGCCACATAAGGTCGGTGTTGAAGGAACTCAATCGATTGGCCGAAGTAGGGGCTGCGGTGCATCCCCGACAAGAATCCTTCGACAACGCGTCGCGCGGTCAATTCCAATCGGCGAATACGAGCAGTTACCTCAGGTCGCAAATATCTTTTGGAAGCGGGCATCGCGTGACAGTTCGTCTTCGGTGGTAGGCGTGGCGTCGATGATTCGGCTGATCACTTCGTCGCTGGTGATCCCTTCGCTTTCGGCAGCGAAGTTGACGACCATGCGGTGGCGCAAGACGGGCGGTGCGAGAGCTTGGATGTCCTCAACTTGGACATGTTGGCGACCTTGTAGCAATGCACGTGCTTTGCCACCCAGGATTAGGAATTGCACAGCCCGAGGACCCGCACCCCAACCGACCAAGTCGTCGACGAAGTCCGGTACGCCTTCGCTACCGACACGGGTCTGCCGAACGAGCGACAGGGCGTAGCGAATGACGTGATCGCTGACCGGAACCTGGCGGACGAGATGCTGCAAACGCAAAATCTCTTCACCGGTGAGTACACGTTCGGCGTTTTGGCTGACCGTGCCAGTGGTCCGTCGGGCCACTTCGAATTCTTCGTCAAAGCTGGGGTAGTCGACAAAGATCTTGAACATGAACCGGTCTTGTTGAGCTTCTGGCAACGGGTAGGTGCCTTCCTGCTCGATCGGGTTCTGGGTCGCGAGCACGAAGAACGGGTCATCCAGAACGTGACGTTCCCGTCCGGCTGTGACTTGGCGTTCCTGCATCGCTTCGAGCAGTGACGCTTGGGTTTTTGGCGGAGTCCGGTTGATTTCATCGGCCAGCACCACGTTGGCGAACAACGGACCTGGCATGAAGCGAAGTTCACGATGCCCGGTAGCTCGATCCTCTTCAATGATCTCAGTACCGGTGACGTCGGCTGGCATCAAGTCCGGCGTGAACTGGATGCGGCTGAAGCTCAGGTCTAGCGTTTTAGCTAGCGTGCTGATCATCAATGTCTTGGCCAATCCTGGCACGCCTTCGAGCAAGACGTGCCCGCGGCTAAAGAGGCAGATCAGGATTTCGTCGATCACGTGTTCTTGGCCGACAATGATTTTGCCCAGTTCAGACAGAACGCGTTGCCGGGCGGCATGAAGCAGTCCCGCATCGGATTCGTTGATCGGGGCGTCGACTGCGTTGTTGGAGGTGTCACTCGTCATAAGAATTTCATCGCCGGTGTTGCTCCGGTGGATTTTGTTCCAGGAGGCTTCGAGACAAAGGAGGACGTCAGAGATCTAGTGTCGGTTCAAATTGCAAAGCGGCTTCATATTAGCAGGCCGCCACACCAAGTGTTTAATCGCAGCGTGGTTGATAGCAGAACTGGCAAATGAGCCGACCGATAGTCTACCCGAGAGAGCAAGCCCGCGATGCCCGGGAATGCGTTGACCCAAAAATCACGCCAGTGAGCAGGTGGGTAGGTGGCCCGGCGTGGTGCTGGTGAGTAGGTGACACGTGGTCAAGTGAAAGTTGAGCAACGTACAGGGAACTGCGGCGGGAGGAGCAGTGAGAGGTGGGGCTCGGTCCCCACTGCGGTGGTTCTTTCAGCTGTGAGCAGGCCTGGCGATCTTGGCGGGGGCTGATGAGTCGGCCGAAAGTGAGTGCCACAAGCAAGTCCAGTAGCCTGGGAACCTAAGTCTCGGAAACCCACGCCCCTGGAGACCCACACCTCTAAATATCCACACCTCCGAATCTCCACACCTCTAAATATTCAAGCCCGGGGGGATCAACGGGCTCAGGGCAAAAGCTAGCTCAGCAATTCACCGAATCTGCAGTTAGCCGGTTTTTTCGGGGGGGGGGGAGTTGATGCTGCGCCGCTTTCATTGCGTCCGACCTGGGATCCGATACGCAAAGAACGTGAGCGAGCTAGTAGTCCCGACGGTTCGCCATGAAGCAGGTGCCTTTCAGGAAAGGCATTCAGGCAGCGGCTTACCGGAGAGCAGAATAGGTGCTCAGGGAAGAGTTCGTGTTGACCGAGGATCCGTTTTCCAGCACGGATGCCTGTTCGGCACGCCGGAGTGCAGACTCGACCCGGCGCAGAAGCGCCTCGCCACTTTCGCGACCCACAACAGGAGCCTCGCTAGCGGTAGCGGTGAATTCAGCACCACAATGCTGGCAGGCGACCGTGCACCCGAGCAGGTTTGCTCGGACGTCGATTCGCCGGCCGCAGGTCGGGCACGATTGGGTGAATTTGATTGGCATGATTAGATCTGTCCTTTCAACCGCAGACGAGAGCGGAAATCCGTTTTCAGGAAGATTATCTTACTTTGTTCGTGTTTAATGCAATGCTAACTACCGATATGGCGATCCTGATGAGGCTAACAGCTTAGTCTCGGTTCGGTCGCATCACAAGCGGATATCTACTCTTTTCGGGGGGATTGGCTGGTCTGTTGTGCGTAATAATGCAACCTTACGTCTCGTCAGAGCGAACCAACTTGCCTCTGTTGCACCATCGTACCGCGATCTTTGGCCAGCTATATGAAGAAATCAAGAGTCTTGTTCGTATGTATGGGGAACATTTGCCGTTCGCCCGCTGCCGAAGCGATATTGAATTCGATTTCGTTATCCGATGAAGTGGACATTCAGG harbors:
- a CDS encoding AAA family ATPase — protein: MTSDTSNNAVDAPINESDAGLLHAARQRVLSELGKIIVGQEHVIDEILICLFSRGHVLLEGVPGLAKTLMISTLAKTLDLSFSRIQFTPDLMPADVTGTEIIEEDRATGHRELRFMPGPLFANVVLADEINRTPPKTQASLLEAMQERQVTAGRERHVLDDPFFVLATQNPIEQEGTYPLPEAQQDRFMFKIFVDYPSFDEEFEVARRTTGTVSQNAERVLTGEEILRLQHLVRQVPVSDHVIRYALSLVRQTRVGSEGVPDFVDDLVGWGAGPRAVQFLILGGKARALLQGRQHVQVEDIQALAPPVLRHRMVVNFAAESEGITSDEVISRIIDATPTTEDELSRDARFQKIFAT
- a CDS encoding DUF58 domain-containing protein yields the protein MRPEVTARIRRLELTARRVVEGFLSGMHRSPYFGQSIEFLQHRPYVAGDEMRHIDWKVYARQDRLTIKQYEEETNLRLHLLVDCSGSMAYGEGDLNKFDYAASIAASLAYLALRQKDAAGLFTFDTEIRDSVPARSNQHQLQRILRSLATSGADGETQLPKVTRQVAASIPRGGLVCVISDLLGVESLTEGLRLLRSQGHDVALFHVLHDEELDFNFTGATRFEGLESPAFLNCNPAALREGYLEALDTFLDDVRRTCGRLKIDTMQVRTSDPLDAVLAKFLSARQSLPKIRS
- a CDS encoding response regulator gives rise to the protein MPIKFTQSCPTCGRRIDVRANLLGCTVACQHCGAEFTATASEAPVVGRESGEALLRRVESALRRAEQASVLENGSSVNTNSSLSTYSALR